In Kangiella koreensis DSM 16069, a single window of DNA contains:
- a CDS encoding TetR/AcrR family transcriptional regulator, protein MTKTESTKSRILDAAEQLFAERGFAETSLRTITTRARVNLASVNYHFGSKKSLIQAVFDRFLQDFTKELSLELMTLEQLSSDQLEAEKLLNALIRPLLSLNSRRNNAISIFMRLLGRAYAETQGHLRRYVTDKYGHVLVRFTHLFQKGYPNLTIDQIFWRLHYMLGSMIFTLGGSDALRQISQADFNRDLDVEDVIKEMLPFLAAGMKA, encoded by the coding sequence ATGACTAAAACTGAATCGACCAAGAGTCGAATACTGGATGCCGCAGAGCAACTCTTTGCTGAAAGGGGCTTTGCCGAGACCAGCCTTAGAACCATTACTACACGGGCTAGAGTGAATTTAGCCAGTGTTAACTATCATTTTGGTTCAAAGAAGTCATTGATTCAGGCCGTATTTGACCGCTTCTTACAAGACTTTACCAAAGAGTTAAGTCTTGAGCTGATGACTTTAGAGCAGTTATCGTCAGATCAGCTTGAGGCTGAAAAGCTTTTGAATGCTTTGATAAGGCCTTTATTGAGTCTTAATAGTCGTCGTAATAATGCGATTTCCATTTTTATGCGTCTTCTAGGTCGCGCCTATGCAGAAACTCAAGGGCATTTACGTCGCTATGTCACGGACAAGTACGGTCATGTTTTAGTACGCTTTACTCATTTGTTCCAAAAAGGCTATCCCAACCTGACTATCGATCAAATTTTCTGGCGTTTGCATTACATGCTGGGAAGTATGATTTTTACTTTAGGTGGCAGCGACGCCTTGCGTCAGATTTCGCAAGCAGACTTTAATCGAGATTTGGATGTTGAGGATGTCATCAAAGAAATGTTGCCATTCCTTGCAGCCGGTATGAAAGCGTAA
- a CDS encoding glutaredoxin family protein — translation MNDKEQKIFFYTTFGCHLCEKVEAMLIEVSHQFKDKFHYQIIAFDIIDDDKIFEQYRYSIPVLKKEKNDDELGWPFNYQQLCDWLGLN, via the coding sequence ATGAATGATAAAGAGCAAAAAATATTTTTTTACACAACTTTTGGTTGTCATTTGTGTGAAAAAGTCGAAGCCATGTTAATTGAAGTTTCGCATCAGTTTAAGGATAAATTTCATTATCAAATTATTGCTTTTGACATCATCGATGACGACAAAATATTTGAACAATATCGCTACTCGATTCCTGTTTTGAAAAAAGAAAAAAACGATGATGAATTAGGTTGGCCATTTAACTATCAACAATTATGTGATTGGCTTGGTCTCAATTAA
- the rlmKL gene encoding bifunctional 23S rRNA (guanine(2069)-N(7))-methyltransferase RlmK/23S rRNA (guanine(2445)-N(2))-methyltransferase RlmL encodes MQFYASCPKGVEALLIDELTSLGATNLKEHPSHIVFEGDLELAYKACLHSRLANRIYLCLLDEEFTSVDDMYQKVNGIEWSWHFDMQQTFVVDAIARKNDDVRHSGFAAQKVKDAVVDYYQERFEQRPSIDKDNPDYRIHAIINGRQLKIGIDLAGRSLHQRGYRPISGRAPIKENLAAALLIRAGWPELSKQGYSFHDPMCGTGTILVEAVMIACDMAPGLFNPTYSFENWKQHDAELWQTTIASARRQFNKNKLALNNRFIGSDSHRKSLELAKEVILNAGFDELIEVSQQDIRRPKLEAFKEPGLLLSNPPYAERLGEEDEVIQLYRDFGDYIKSHCIGWQAAIITNEVSFAKAMGMRSHKQYKFKNGAIDCQLYLFDVKEENFYKPFDPTVVNPDWDKNLSEGAVMLKNRMIKNQQRLKSYLKQNDVTCYRLYDADLPEYSAAIDVYDDMVHIQEYAPPKDIPPKVAQRRLNEIVRVTSGLLQIPESEIALKQRQRQKGDSQYQKHSEEEQFQVVHEQGLQFYVNLNRYLDTGLFLDHRKTRKMIMAEANGKRFLNLFAYTGSVSVYAAKGGAKTTTVDMSRTYLNWAVKNFGLNSIPIYGHEFVQSDCLQWLDEAQGQRTYDLIFLDPPTFSNSKRMDVTFDVQRDQVELINQTMNLLDKKGKLYFSNNFKKFEMETELKEHFDVQEITARTLPSDFQKSRNHHRCWLIQHKS; translated from the coding sequence ATGCAATTTTATGCCAGTTGCCCAAAAGGCGTTGAGGCTCTCTTAATTGACGAGTTGACATCACTTGGCGCTACCAATCTTAAAGAACATCCTTCCCATATCGTTTTTGAGGGTGATTTAGAGCTCGCCTATAAAGCCTGCCTCCATTCCCGTTTAGCAAATCGCATTTATTTGTGCCTTCTTGATGAGGAGTTTACTTCTGTTGATGATATGTATCAGAAGGTTAATGGCATTGAGTGGAGCTGGCACTTTGATATGCAGCAAACCTTCGTGGTTGATGCTATAGCCCGTAAAAATGATGATGTTCGTCATTCGGGGTTTGCCGCACAAAAAGTCAAAGATGCGGTGGTCGATTATTATCAAGAACGATTTGAACAACGTCCTTCGATTGATAAAGACAATCCCGATTATCGAATCCATGCCATTATCAATGGCCGTCAGTTAAAAATTGGTATTGATTTAGCCGGACGCAGCTTGCATCAGCGTGGTTATCGACCGATTTCAGGTCGTGCACCGATCAAAGAGAATCTAGCTGCGGCGTTATTGATCCGTGCTGGATGGCCTGAGCTGTCTAAACAGGGCTACAGCTTCCACGATCCTATGTGTGGTACTGGTACTATATTAGTCGAAGCGGTCATGATTGCTTGCGATATGGCTCCTGGTTTGTTTAATCCAACTTATTCTTTTGAAAACTGGAAGCAGCACGATGCAGAGTTATGGCAAACCACCATCGCATCGGCACGTCGTCAGTTTAATAAGAACAAGTTAGCTCTTAACAACCGCTTTATTGGCTCAGACAGCCACCGTAAGAGCCTTGAGCTGGCGAAAGAAGTGATATTAAACGCTGGCTTTGATGAGTTAATTGAAGTCAGTCAGCAGGATATTAGACGCCCTAAGCTCGAAGCATTTAAAGAGCCAGGCTTATTGCTATCGAACCCTCCCTACGCGGAACGATTGGGCGAAGAGGATGAGGTCATTCAGTTATACCGTGACTTTGGCGATTACATTAAAAGTCATTGCATCGGTTGGCAGGCAGCTATTATTACTAATGAAGTATCGTTTGCTAAGGCAATGGGCATGCGTTCCCATAAGCAGTACAAATTCAAAAATGGGGCGATTGACTGCCAGTTATACCTGTTTGATGTTAAAGAAGAGAATTTCTACAAGCCTTTTGACCCAACCGTAGTTAATCCAGACTGGGATAAAAACCTGTCAGAAGGCGCGGTAATGTTAAAAAATCGCATGATAAAAAATCAGCAGCGACTTAAATCGTATCTCAAACAAAATGATGTAACCTGTTATCGACTCTATGACGCCGATCTACCAGAGTATTCTGCTGCTATTGATGTTTATGATGATATGGTCCATATCCAAGAGTATGCTCCGCCAAAAGATATTCCACCGAAAGTTGCGCAACGTCGATTGAACGAGATTGTTCGGGTTACATCGGGTCTTTTGCAGATCCCTGAGTCGGAAATAGCCTTAAAACAACGGCAACGTCAGAAAGGTGATTCGCAATATCAAAAGCACAGTGAAGAAGAACAGTTTCAGGTGGTGCATGAGCAAGGTTTACAATTTTATGTAAACTTAAACCGCTATTTAGATACCGGCTTGTTCCTCGATCACCGTAAAACTCGTAAAATGATCATGGCTGAAGCTAATGGTAAGCGATTCTTAAATTTGTTTGCTTATACGGGCTCGGTCAGCGTTTATGCGGCAAAAGGTGGGGCAAAAACTACAACGGTAGATATGTCCAGAACCTATTTGAACTGGGCAGTTAAGAACTTTGGGTTAAACAGTATTCCCATCTATGGACATGAGTTTGTTCAGTCAGACTGTTTGCAGTGGCTCGATGAGGCTCAGGGACAAAGAACCTATGATTTGATATTTCTTGATCCTCCCACCTTTTCCAACTCCAAGAGAATGGATGTGACTTTTGATGTTCAGCGTGATCAGGTGGAGTTAATCAATCAGACAATGAATCTGTTGGATAAAAAGGGAAAGTTATACTTCTCTAACAATTTTAAGAAATTCGAGATGGAAACGGAGCTTAAAGAGCACTTTGATGTTCAGGAGATTACAGCAAGAACCTTGCCAAGTGATTTTCAGAAGAGCCGAAATCATCACAGATGTTGGTTGATCCAGCATAAAAGTTGA
- a CDS encoding acyl-CoA dehydrogenase has product MGLLQIVVMLLVVGFCAYQRMAMKKAMIINAVALVVLWIHGGFTWGLFISLLIFAVVATFYLLPDLRIDWISRKAYLFMQKVLPPMNETEKTALEAGDVWWEGDLFRGNPDWNKMLNITKPVLTEEEQSFVDNETEELCGMLDDWDIVHKRKDLPPEVWQFIKDKGFLGMIIPKEYGGKGFSALAHSTVVTKIATRSGSAAVTVMVPNSLGPGELLLHYGTQEQKDHYLPRLAKGEEIPCFALTSPVAGSDAGAIPDKGIVCKGKYNGKEVLGIKLTWNKRYITLAPVATIVGLAFKLYDPDNLIGDKEDYGITCALIPADHPGVEIGQRHLPMNQAFMNGTTTGKDVFIPMEMLIGGQEFAGQGWRMLMESLAAGRSISLPAMGTAVAKLSYRMTGAYSLVREQFKTPIGRFEGVEEAMARIAGLAYRTEASRVMTAGAVDLGIKPSVVSAIAKYHMTEMGREIMNHSMDIHGGRAIIMGERNYLANGYMSQPIGITVEGANILTRNLMIFGQGAIRCHPYVLREMMAAQLEDTEEGVKRFDSLLFRHIGYGVSNFARTFALGLSAAKFASKPVGGQTGKYYQHLTRMSSALALTSDIAMGILGGDLKRKERLSARLADVLSHLYMCSAVLKYYQDNDRPLADLPYVKWNMEYGLYKTQEAFYEFYENFPIKAVGKVLRFIAFPYGKSYHMPSDKLEQEIVKPMTQNCEIRDRITEYAYVGKTADDVTGRVELAFLKVLAADEVRRKLRKAMKAGDLDKNATNMERIEQAIEKGIIDKEEQQILVDAEEARMDVIQVDDYSHEEISGVVEDKPKKKKSKSS; this is encoded by the coding sequence ATGGGTTTATTACAGATTGTTGTGATGTTGCTGGTAGTGGGCTTTTGTGCCTATCAACGTATGGCAATGAAGAAAGCAATGATCATTAATGCAGTTGCTTTAGTTGTTTTATGGATTCATGGTGGTTTTACCTGGGGATTATTCATTTCGCTACTGATTTTCGCTGTGGTAGCAACTTTCTACTTACTTCCTGATTTACGCATTGACTGGATTTCTCGTAAAGCCTATCTGTTTATGCAGAAAGTCTTGCCGCCAATGAATGAAACTGAAAAAACCGCTTTAGAAGCTGGTGATGTCTGGTGGGAGGGTGACTTGTTCCGTGGTAATCCTGACTGGAATAAGATGCTGAACATCACCAAACCGGTGTTAACAGAGGAAGAGCAATCATTCGTTGATAATGAAACAGAAGAATTATGTGGCATGTTGGATGATTGGGATATAGTGCATAAACGTAAAGATCTTCCTCCTGAAGTGTGGCAGTTCATTAAAGACAAAGGTTTCTTGGGAATGATTATTCCTAAGGAGTACGGTGGTAAAGGTTTTTCAGCGCTGGCCCATTCGACGGTTGTAACCAAAATTGCAACCCGTAGCGGCAGTGCGGCAGTAACAGTAATGGTGCCTAACTCACTAGGCCCTGGCGAGTTGTTGTTACATTACGGTACTCAAGAGCAAAAAGATCATTATTTGCCACGTCTAGCCAAAGGCGAAGAAATTCCCTGTTTTGCTTTGACTTCGCCAGTTGCGGGTTCCGATGCGGGAGCCATTCCTGATAAAGGTATCGTCTGCAAGGGCAAATACAATGGCAAAGAAGTTCTGGGTATCAAGCTGACCTGGAACAAGCGTTACATTACTTTAGCACCTGTTGCGACCATTGTTGGTTTGGCGTTTAAATTGTATGACCCTGATAACTTAATAGGTGATAAAGAAGATTACGGTATTACCTGTGCATTGATTCCAGCTGACCATCCCGGTGTTGAAATTGGGCAACGTCACTTACCAATGAATCAGGCCTTTATGAATGGCACGACCACTGGTAAAGATGTCTTCATTCCAATGGAGATGTTGATTGGTGGTCAGGAGTTCGCCGGTCAAGGCTGGAGAATGTTGATGGAAAGCCTGGCGGCAGGTCGTTCGATTTCGTTGCCAGCAATGGGCACTGCGGTAGCAAAATTATCCTATCGTATGACAGGTGCTTATTCTTTAGTGCGTGAACAGTTCAAAACACCTATCGGTCGTTTCGAAGGTGTTGAAGAAGCGATGGCTCGTATCGCAGGTCTTGCTTATCGAACTGAAGCAAGTCGCGTCATGACAGCTGGTGCGGTTGATTTAGGTATCAAGCCTTCGGTGGTGTCTGCGATTGCAAAATACCACATGACGGAAATGGGTCGTGAGATCATGAATCACTCGATGGATATTCATGGTGGTCGCGCCATTATTATGGGTGAGCGCAACTATCTGGCTAATGGCTACATGAGTCAGCCAATTGGTATTACCGTTGAAGGTGCCAATATTCTGACGCGTAATCTGATGATCTTTGGTCAGGGCGCGATTCGTTGCCATCCTTATGTATTGCGCGAAATGATGGCGGCACAATTAGAAGATACTGAAGAAGGCGTTAAACGTTTCGATAGTTTGCTGTTCCGTCATATTGGTTATGGCGTCAGTAATTTTGCGCGTACTTTTGCTTTAGGTTTAAGTGCTGCGAAATTTGCCAGTAAGCCAGTCGGTGGTCAAACTGGTAAATACTATCAGCACCTGACCCGTATGAGTTCTGCATTGGCGTTAACTTCTGATATCGCCATGGGTATTTTAGGTGGTGATTTAAAACGTAAAGAACGCTTATCCGCAAGACTGGCCGATGTGTTAAGCCACCTTTATATGTGTTCAGCAGTATTAAAGTACTATCAAGACAATGATCGTCCTCTAGCTGACCTGCCTTATGTAAAGTGGAATATGGAATATGGCTTGTATAAAACTCAGGAAGCTTTTTACGAGTTCTATGAAAACTTCCCGATTAAAGCCGTAGGAAAGGTTTTACGCTTTATTGCTTTCCCATATGGTAAAAGCTATCACATGCCATCGGATAAGTTAGAGCAGGAAATTGTTAAGCCGATGACTCAGAACTGCGAAATTCGTGACCGCATCACAGAGTATGCTTATGTGGGCAAAACAGCCGATGATGTCACTGGTCGAGTTGAGCTGGCATTTTTGAAAGTGTTAGCTGCTGATGAAGTACGTCGTAAGCTACGAAAAGCCATGAAGGCGGGTGATTTGGATAAAAACGCCACTAATATGGAGCGTA